The following DNA comes from Kluyveromyces lactis strain NRRL Y-1140 chromosome E complete sequence.
GAATATCATGGAGCGAGCAATTTGGGCCTGTATTCCCAGATATATCTCATGGCTTTGAACCAAATATCATTTTTACTAACAATATTTTGGGAATTATCTTCCATTCCCCTTATTAACTACAGTCCTGGTCTTTGAACGAAGACTCTTACAGAATCGAAGCTGATTTCATCGGTCACAACAACTACATCAACGTTGTTCAACCATCCCCAGATGGATCTCTAGCTGCTTCTGCTGGTAAGGACGGTCAAATCTACGTCTGGAACTTGAAGCACAAGAGCGCCTTCATGAACTTCGACGCTAAGGACGAAGTCTTTGCTTTGGCCTTCTCTCCATCCAGATTCTGGTTGACCGCTGCTACTGCTTCTGGTATCAAGATCTACGACTTGGAAAACGAAGTCTTGATCGACGAATTGAAGCCAGAATTTGCTGGTTACACCAAGGCTCAAGACCCACACGCCGTTTCTTTGGCTTGGTCTGCTGATGGTCAAACTTTGTTCGCCGGTTACACCGACAACGTCATCAGAGTTTGGCAAGTCATGACCGCCAACTAAGTTGTAGCAATTTAAAATCTCTTAATTTTGCTTTTATTCCCTACAATTTATTCTTGGTCGTCGTCATTACCAATAAATCATAACATAAATCCCTTATGTATATATTAGTTATACAAAAACTTACATTATAATATTAGATCTCCCCTCGGTTAATCTGTCTTATAAGAGTTCCGATATTGTTATCTTAGCTTATTATTATGTTTTCAATGGTTTCTACCTATACATGCATAATATGCATTTCGGTTAGGCAAAACCGTGGCACAGGGCTATTCCAAGGGCAACCCGGTACCTTAGCTTCCCTTTCTTCATATCACcctttctttctctctctTCCTGGCGAAAACGCAGAAACTCGTACTCTATCTATAATGGCAATTCTATTTactttttgaacttttaCCGTTCACTTTAAACCTCTTTGCAAAATATTCCGTTTCAATTaaaatttttcatattAACAAACTTAAACTTACATTAGCTTAGGTTGGACTGGACTTGGTTCTTCTACTGCTCATATTGTTTTTGTGTATTCAGATTATATTTGCTACTGTAAATTGTAAATTGTAAATTAAAccatttgtttctttgttcgTTTTAAAAGGTACAAGAATATCACTCTAATATTTACAGGACAGATCATATCCAAAAATTATGTCATCTTCTGCTGATAATTCCAACAACAGTAGCAGCAGGTTCCCTGCTGCTGTTGACTCTATCAATAACAACAGTAATAGTATTAACGATGCTAGTCAATTCCACAACAGTTATAATGAAGTAAATGAAATTAATAATGATACTAATAGCCAAGTGAACAACGGTAACAATATTACATTCCACGtccttgtttctttgaaagaagcagCAAAGATCATTGGCCCTCAGGGGAATACCATTGAGACGATAAGGAGGGAAAACGATATCAAAATCGGTATATCACCTCGTGAAAAATCATGTTCTGATAGGTTATTGAATGTTAGTGGTCCCCCAAGACAAGTGGCCAATTCGTTGGGTCAAGTATTACGTGTGCTAACTACGGATTACGAGCCTGAGGAACACGTTTTCAAGCATCTAAGATTCATGTTACCTCCAGCATCGAAGGAAGAGATTGAGGATCCAGagaaatggaaacaaatTGGTAATTTGAGATTAATCTGTACCAACCCACAGATTTCGTCAGTCATTGGCCAACAAGGTGCCAAGattaagaaattgattgaaacGCATACTGTTAAACTCGTTGCCTCGAAACATTTCTTGCCCGATTCTAAGGATAGAGTATTGGAGATTCAAGGGTTCCCTACCTCGGTTGCCAACTGTATCAACGAAATCGCAGAACTGTTCATTCAAGACGACGTCCATGTACCTCCAAGAACTTTGCCCCGTTACTATCCTCATTCTAAACATACAAAAGAGATCCAAGTGTCTCAAACGTTGGCTATTCCAAAAGAATTTGTAGGTGCACTTTTGGGAGTTGGTGGTAACCGTATTGCCAACTTGAGAAAATTCACAAAGACTAAGATCGTCATCGGTCAAGATCCAACTGAAAATGGTGACAGAATCTTTACGGTTTGGGGTAACGACCAAAAATCCGTCAAATTGGCTCAGACAATGTTGTTAAAGAACTtggaagttgaaaagaagagacGTGAAGAACACGAAGCCTCTTTGAAGGATGGTTCATCTGTtcctgctgctgctgctgcttcCGCCGCCACTTCTATTTCTGCTTCAGGGGCTAACCAAAATGACTCTATTCATACTCCAGTCTCCGATAATGAATCTCCTGTCGTATTTACAGAATAATTAGTTTACGCTTTTCCAccttttgaaagaagttAAAACTACATTATaatagtatttttttttatttcgGGCGGGTTGTTTCTTTACCTGTATCTCATCCACCCAACTCACTACACTCCAAAAGACTAGACTGGCTTACTACGATATCTTCTTTCCCAACCACCTCTTTCGCACAGAGAAGCAGAGATGTTATTTGCCGCGTGTCTAACGAGAAAGCGATTGCTCAAAGACGAAGCGTTTATTGGAAATACGACACCAGTTCACTCttgatttcgaaatcaaGGTTCCTGTATATTCCAATTTGCTTCCAATATACTTGCTTCGTCCTATAGTCACCTTTCTTCCCTATCAGACACTCATTATTTTCGACCTTTGTCTTTCTCCAGTAGAGAGAATTCAAATCCTAATAAAAGCATCATCCATTTCTGTTGGCTGTTTATGCTCTCGTTTGTGTGTCGATTTATGTAAATCAGACTTTTTATGTAACAGTATATCCACAatctatttttttcaaaacGAAACCTTCTTCTCGTTTCCTTTAAACCGTTCCTTTACTTCGTTTAACACCATCTCATCTCCTCTGCCTCTTCTGATTCATTTGGGAAACCAAAACatcaaaacaataacattaaaaatggaaaaattgTAAAGATCGACTTTAAGATTTAATAAACAGGGCAAAGTGGTTGAGACAAAGAGCATTCTGAACGTTACTGCAACCCATTGGGCACTCACATCACAGCGTTTGTCTGTATAGAAACGAATACTGCATATTAGTACCATTATTTTCTCATTGTATACACCATGGACAAGGAAAATATGCCACCTTTATTGGATGGCCATCAAATGATTGAATACATCGGTGTGTCAAAAAGATTAGGGAACAATGTCTTACAGGAGCTGGAACAACGTGCCAGTAACCTTCTACCGAACGTGTCACCAGAAAAGACCCGTTTGATGCATCTGGGCCATGATTCAGAGATGAAGAATTCGATTTCAATGAAGTTTCAGGATAAACATGAAAAACGGTTCCAGGTGATGGACTCTATCGATACCCATTACTCGCTGGCTAAGTACTCTGGTATGCCTCAGACACCAGGGAAGAGGAAAAATGGGTCAGACGCGGATGAGACAAGTGTTGCTGTGAATTTAGGTTCACCAGGATCtgtaaagaagaaacagaaatcCGTAGGAAATGTGTTCAGTCCGGTTACTGATATAACGCATAGGATCAGGAGGTTAAGGGTACGCATTACGACGCCCAATGAAAGGGAAAGAACTGAGCGTGATCgtagaagaaatataataaGCAACACGCCGTTATCGAGACAGCGACAGCTCCA
Coding sequences within:
- the SHE1 gene encoding She1p (weakly similar to uniprot|P38200 Saccharomyces cerevisiae YBL031W SHE1 Cytoskeletal protein of unknown function overexpression causes growth arrest) encodes the protein MDKENMPPLLDGHQMIEYIGVSKRLGNNVLQELEQRASNLLPNVSPEKTRLMHLGHDSEMKNSISMKFQDKHEKRFQVMDSIDTHYSLAKYSGMPQTPGKRKNGSDADETSVAVNLGSPGSVKKKQKSVGNVFSPVTDITHRIRRLRVRITTPNERERTERDRRRNIISNTPLSRQRQLHESIPTFAQPTATSLKRKQMNNPLHKLVASDNNNVESQPKPKPAKPRHGDIFRNLNQSEKQASHPRSAPVPKQQRIPQSKSVFERLYEQSTISRSNSSKNLLKQEKTTSSDGNTSQIPRSKTQHDLHGGMKNARLTKSTTLQNVALDRPQWR
- the HEK2 gene encoding Hek2p (similar to uniprot|P38199 Saccharomyces cerevisiae YBL032W), with the translated sequence MSSSADNSNNSSSRFPAAVDSINNNSNSINDASQFHNSYNEVNEINNDTNSQVNNGNNITFHVLVSLKEAAKIIGPQGNTIETIRRENDIKIGISPREKSCSDRLLNVSGPPRQVANSLGQVLRVLTTDYEPEEHVFKHLRFMLPPASKEEIEDPEKWKQIGNLRLICTNPQISSVIGQQGAKIKKLIETHTVKLVASKHFLPDSKDRVLEIQGFPTSVANCINEIAELFIQDDVHVPPRTLPRYYPHSKHTKEIQVSQTLAIPKEFVGALLGVGGNRIANLRKFTKTKIVIGQDPTENGDRIFTVWGNDQKSVKLAQTMLLKNLEVEKKRREEHEASLKDGSSVPAAAAASAATSISASGANQNDSIHTPVSDNESPVVFTE